One segment of Rubripirellula amarantea DNA contains the following:
- a CDS encoding MarR family winged helix-turn-helix transcriptional regulator has translation MKSSQQEHELPLALRAAYMALHRNTEAKFATHGVTADQFVLMLAVDENRSLTQRELAKRISSDPSTVRAMLVLLERNGLIRRDAHPNDLRAKTVELTASGKRKLRKLWKVGQSIRDDMYGAMSPEETTILIRLLRCVSESLYLENAVSR, from the coding sequence ATGAAGTCATCGCAACAAGAACACGAGTTGCCGTTAGCGCTTCGTGCAGCCTACATGGCTCTCCACCGTAACACTGAAGCCAAATTTGCCACCCATGGAGTGACCGCAGATCAATTTGTATTGATGCTCGCCGTGGACGAAAACCGATCGCTGACTCAGCGTGAACTTGCAAAACGGATCTCCTCAGACCCCAGCACCGTCCGAGCCATGTTGGTGCTGTTGGAAAGGAACGGATTGATTCGGCGGGACGCGCACCCGAATGATCTTAGGGCCAAGACGGTGGAGTTAACTGCGAGCGGTAAACGGAAACTTCGCAAGCTATGGAAGGTTGGTCAATCCATTCGAGATGATATGTATGGTGCTATGTCGCCTGAGGAAACAACGATTCTCATTCGACTACTTCGATGCGTTTCTGAATCGCTTTACCTTGAAAATGCCGTCAGTCGTTGA
- a CDS encoding acetate/propionate family kinase translates to MNREHILTINAGSSSIKFAVYQIAASQFAASQFAEYQGDDSMRVGISGTLDRIGKDETRLTFRSQDHARSHTVECQASDHADAIDFLMDWFESEKVSADVAAVGHRIVHATPLAHPEVVTPELLDELYRDCSFAPQHLVNELAIVQACRRRMPDVPQVLCFDSSFHHTMPRVASTLAIPRRYQSKGIKRYGYHGLSYTYLMQELRRLGDPAASEGRVILAHLGNGASMAAVLDGKCIDTSMGFTPAAGLPMGSRSGDLDPGLFSYMVQREGLKPEEFFRMANHESGLLGISETSSDMRDLLAIESTDVRAAEAIDVFCYQAKKLIGAYAAALGGLDTLVFSGGIGERSPEVRARICASLKFLGIALNDQCNSKNECLISDTPSSVNVRVIPTDEQIVIANSVADVVKRLHSQSDARTASLFPTPSQRQGTES, encoded by the coding sequence ATGAATCGAGAGCACATTCTTACCATCAACGCTGGGTCATCCAGTATCAAGTTCGCGGTTTACCAAATCGCGGCGTCCCAGTTCGCAGCGTCCCAGTTCGCGGAGTACCAGGGGGATGATTCCATGCGAGTTGGTATCAGTGGTACGCTCGATCGTATAGGGAAAGACGAGACCCGGCTCACGTTTAGGAGCCAAGATCACGCTCGATCGCACACCGTCGAATGCCAAGCTTCGGACCATGCTGACGCGATTGATTTTTTGATGGATTGGTTCGAGTCCGAGAAGGTTTCCGCCGATGTGGCTGCGGTTGGACATCGCATCGTTCACGCAACGCCACTGGCTCACCCCGAAGTCGTGACACCGGAATTGCTTGACGAGTTGTACCGGGATTGTTCCTTCGCGCCGCAACATTTGGTCAATGAGTTGGCAATCGTTCAAGCGTGCCGCCGCCGCATGCCCGACGTTCCGCAGGTGTTGTGTTTCGATTCGTCGTTTCATCATACGATGCCACGCGTTGCATCGACGCTTGCGATCCCTCGGCGGTATCAGTCCAAGGGCATCAAGCGTTATGGGTACCACGGATTGTCTTACACCTATCTGATGCAAGAGCTAAGGCGACTCGGTGACCCAGCGGCCAGCGAAGGACGCGTGATATTGGCTCATCTTGGCAACGGCGCGAGCATGGCGGCGGTTCTTGACGGCAAGTGCATCGACACCAGCATGGGTTTTACACCGGCGGCCGGATTGCCAATGGGGTCACGCAGCGGGGATTTGGATCCGGGATTGTTCAGTTACATGGTGCAGCGCGAGGGATTAAAGCCAGAGGAGTTTTTCAGGATGGCAAATCATGAATCGGGTTTGCTGGGGATCTCGGAGACTAGTTCTGACATGCGTGACTTGTTGGCGATTGAGTCGACGGACGTTCGCGCCGCCGAGGCGATTGACGTGTTCTGCTATCAAGCCAAGAAATTGATCGGCGCTTATGCCGCGGCGCTGGGCGGACTTGACACGCTGGTTTTTTCTGGCGGTATTGGTGAACGCTCGCCCGAAGTTCGCGCACGGATATGTGCCTCGTTGAAATTCTTGGGCATTGCGCTGAACGATCAATGCAACTCCAAAAACGAATGCCTGATTTCAGACACGCCATCATCGGTCAATGTTCGGGTGATCCCCACGGACGAACAGATCGTTATCGCCAACTCAGTCGCGGACGTGGTCAAACGCCTGCACTCGCAGTCCGATGCTAGAACCGCGTCGCTTTTCCCAACCCCATCTCAACGTCAAGGAACCGAGTCATGA
- the glgP gene encoding alpha-glucan family phosphorylase yields the protein MSANPRNVHPVYDLFPLEIDGFDTLADLALDLRSSWNHATDEVWRRLDSELWEITRNPWVVLQTVSRQRIEHVLADADFRGKVDALWNERKRTAEQPAWFQQTQVNSALTCAAYFSMEFMLSDALPIYSGGLGNVAGDQLKAASDLGVPVVAVGLLYQQGYFRQTIDDAGVQQALYPYNDPGQLPILPLRDSDGEWLRLKIELPGYSVWLRAWQVQVGRVKLYLLDSNDAANFPVHRGITSELYGGGPDLRLKQELILGIGGWRLLAELGIAPEVCHLNEGHAAFAVLERARAFMKASGQPFDIALAVTRAGNLFTTHTAVSAGFDRFEPNLIEQYLGRYAQTELGISTADLLALGRQNPADDSEPFNMAYLAIRGSGSVNGVSRLHGEVSRRLFTPLFPQWPEDEVPVSHVTNGVHMPSWDSAAADEVWTRSCGKDRWLGTSETLSCDIDRVPDETLWQFRTDATRSLVDYARRRLSRQLAASGSHADDIEAAKHLFDPTTLMLGFARRFATYKRPNLLLHDPDRLLRLLTNPERPVQLILAGKAHPADKAGQDLIRQWIDFIRHPVARQHVIFLSDYDMSLTERLVQGCDVWVNTPRRPWEASGTSGMKVLVNGGINLSELDGWWAEAYTPEVGWAIGDGQEHHDDPYWDAVEAEQLYDVLEREVVPEFYQRNENGIPTRWIARMRASMSRLTPQYSAVRTVREYTEKHYVPAATAFRDRTKLGGAVGTNIVHWERSTREKWASLKFGDLRVQTKAQEHVFSVDVYLDGLDPNFVKVELYANANENRSVVREVMMRTESSDASKSNVSKFADPQSSTQSLSSANHWVTYRATVAANRSANDFTPRIVPMHEGVHVPLELGLIRWQR from the coding sequence ATGTCTGCTAACCCTCGGAACGTGCATCCCGTTTACGATCTTTTTCCTCTCGAGATTGACGGTTTTGACACCTTGGCCGACTTGGCTTTGGACCTGCGATCGTCTTGGAATCACGCAACCGATGAAGTTTGGCGTCGACTCGATTCGGAATTATGGGAGATCACGCGCAACCCGTGGGTCGTTCTGCAAACCGTTTCGCGGCAACGTATCGAACATGTACTTGCCGATGCTGATTTTCGAGGCAAGGTTGATGCGTTGTGGAATGAGCGAAAGCGAACGGCAGAGCAACCGGCTTGGTTTCAGCAAACGCAGGTCAATTCCGCTTTGACGTGTGCCGCGTACTTCAGCATGGAATTCATGCTAAGCGACGCGTTGCCGATTTATTCGGGCGGGCTTGGCAACGTGGCGGGCGATCAGTTGAAGGCAGCCAGTGATTTGGGGGTGCCAGTGGTCGCGGTCGGGTTGTTGTATCAGCAAGGCTACTTTCGCCAAACCATCGATGACGCCGGCGTTCAACAAGCGCTTTACCCGTACAACGATCCTGGGCAATTACCGATTCTGCCACTACGCGATTCGGATGGCGAATGGCTGCGTTTGAAAATCGAATTGCCTGGGTACTCGGTTTGGCTGCGAGCTTGGCAAGTTCAAGTTGGGCGTGTGAAGTTGTATTTACTCGACAGCAATGACGCTGCCAACTTTCCCGTTCATCGGGGAATCACCAGCGAACTCTATGGCGGTGGTCCCGATCTGCGACTGAAACAAGAATTGATTTTGGGCATCGGCGGTTGGCGTTTGCTGGCGGAACTGGGGATTGCCCCCGAGGTTTGTCATCTGAACGAAGGGCACGCGGCGTTCGCGGTTTTGGAACGAGCTCGCGCATTCATGAAAGCGTCGGGCCAGCCGTTTGACATCGCGTTGGCGGTCACTCGAGCGGGAAACCTGTTCACGACGCATACTGCCGTCTCGGCTGGCTTCGACCGTTTTGAACCGAACCTGATCGAGCAGTATCTCGGACGGTATGCGCAGACGGAATTGGGCATTTCAACGGCGGACTTGTTAGCGCTTGGTCGCCAGAACCCGGCGGATGATTCCGAGCCGTTCAACATGGCGTACTTGGCGATTCGTGGAAGTGGCAGCGTCAACGGAGTGAGTCGGTTGCATGGCGAGGTCAGTCGGCGGCTCTTTACACCGTTGTTTCCCCAGTGGCCCGAAGACGAGGTTCCCGTGTCGCACGTCACTAACGGTGTGCACATGCCGAGTTGGGACTCGGCGGCTGCGGACGAGGTGTGGACTCGTTCGTGCGGTAAGGATCGTTGGTTGGGAACCAGCGAAACATTGTCGTGTGACATTGACCGCGTGCCCGACGAAACGCTTTGGCAGTTCCGCACCGATGCAACTCGTTCGTTGGTCGATTACGCTCGCCGTCGTTTGTCGCGACAGCTCGCTGCCTCTGGATCGCACGCTGACGATATCGAGGCTGCGAAACACTTGTTTGATCCCACCACATTGATGCTTGGGTTTGCACGTCGATTCGCGACCTACAAACGACCGAATCTGTTGCTGCATGATCCCGATCGCTTGCTGCGTCTGCTGACGAACCCTGAACGACCGGTGCAGTTGATTTTGGCTGGTAAGGCTCACCCGGCCGATAAAGCGGGGCAAGACTTGATCCGCCAATGGATAGATTTCATCCGGCACCCCGTCGCACGACAGCATGTGATTTTCTTAAGCGACTATGACATGTCGCTAACCGAACGCTTAGTTCAAGGTTGCGATGTGTGGGTCAATACACCGCGACGACCTTGGGAAGCTAGTGGGACGAGCGGGATGAAGGTGCTTGTTAACGGAGGCATCAATTTGTCGGAACTTGATGGTTGGTGGGCCGAAGCGTACACGCCGGAAGTCGGTTGGGCTATCGGTGACGGACAAGAACACCACGATGATCCTTATTGGGACGCGGTCGAAGCGGAACAACTTTACGACGTGTTGGAAAGGGAAGTCGTCCCCGAGTTTTATCAACGCAACGAAAACGGAATTCCGACGCGGTGGATCGCCCGAATGCGAGCCAGCATGTCTCGCTTGACTCCGCAGTACAGCGCCGTGCGGACGGTTCGCGAGTATACCGAGAAACACTACGTGCCCGCGGCGACGGCTTTTCGAGATCGAACCAAGCTAGGCGGTGCCGTGGGGACCAATATCGTTCACTGGGAGCGTTCGACACGAGAAAAGTGGGCGTCGTTGAAGTTCGGCGATCTGCGAGTGCAAACGAAGGCCCAAGAACATGTCTTCAGCGTTGATGTCTACCTCGATGGTCTCGATCCGAATTTCGTGAAAGTTGAACTGTACGCCAATGCAAACGAGAACCGATCGGTCGTTCGCGAAGTGATGATGCGAACTGAATCAAGCGATGCATCGAAGTCGAATGTGTCGAAGTTTGCAGACCCACAAAGTTCAACGCAGTCACTCAGTTCAGCCAATCATTGGGTGACGTACCGGGCGACTGTAGCGGCCAATCGTTCGGCCAACGATTTCACGCCACGCATCGTACCGATGCACGAAGGAGTTCACGTTCCATTGGAGCTCGGTCTGATACGGTGGCAACGATGA
- a CDS encoding endo-1,4-beta-xylanase, with the protein MRTFLVLLSFCLIPLPIAVAQEDASAERERRRPQGGFGGPIELGPDDKQIFADPPDSIVKKRLDIPRGKLEMIDYESKTVGTTRKMNVYTPPGYSDGMKYPVLYLLHGIGGDETEWQRFATPDVLLDNLIADGKAVPMIVVMPNGRAQKNDRAEGNVFEAAPAFAVFENDLLNDVIPKIESLYSVATDRKHRAIAGLSMGGGQSLNFGLTHLDNFAWVGGFSSAPNTKAPEELIPEPKKTEDQLELLYLSCGNKDGLIRISQRLQTYLKEQGISHVWNVDSHAHDPTHWRNNLYQFAQMVFQEGSAGSTAQNEETTESQDRPASGDNPATDLEEAIKDDFQPASTNQEGKEYPKVNSQGRIKFRVVAPEANSVATTFRDSTDFVKGDDGAWIGYSRPLDEGFHYYELIIDGAHVPDPNSKYYFGAMRWGSGIEIPAHDRDFYALKNVPHGHVREIFFHSNSTDSQRRAFVYTPPGYDNADDQRYPVLYLQHGWGENEYAWSVQGHAGLIMDNLIAEQKAKPFIIVMTYGMTNRVRIGGLRSFDIKDFETVLVDELIPFVDANFRTLTDQPHRAMAGLSLGSMETKLITLRNLNKFSHIGLFSGATISKQEAETNEGFKDLVNLVFVGYGSKEIGGEGRMRRSGNHAETVEQLKELGVNAHYYLSPETAHEWQTWRRSLKEFAPLLFQPKNELWGTWHSQFESPFGLQTYHMHFAINSSGQASARAEVEAQGEERKVDFVDVKVGDNSIAFTEVRQFGEREFRIEYSGKLNGKELVLIRPIGERGGQESIATRELPEPTSQESVAPVVEVRIDRHIKDAFHDSFLIGMAGDLPSRYSDEELELTAKHFAAITPENCMKPERVHPAENRWNFEPTDALVEWAEKYDMTIHGHTLVWHAQTPSWFFKGSDFETIKRRMKQHIETLAGRYQGKLQSWDVVNEAINDGGDSETAKTENLRNSNWLQSLGPEFLTLAFQFARQADPEATLYYNDYNIESGPKHASSMVLLKRLLADGAPVDAVGIQGHWRSGQVPFADIEKAIIDYASLGLKVSITELDVTIRGESGGQFGGRRFRRSVPPSLDDLNAQADDYAKLFAIFKKHEDVIERVTFWGLNDRRTWRWGQHPLLFDANNNPKPAYASIIDLATDDDVDVELDSPNQVEVEDGGRGPFSAIATESPTLSGMTIFRPKNLSPFGSERNLPVLLWGNGACANTTEEHKNFLNEIASHGYIVLGVGPLDQLDHRSELSRQRTHSSQLLAALDWITTQNAKRDSIYFGKVETTKVAAMGMSCGGLQAIEISGDPRITTTVVCNSGILPTRSPLATMPNLSKDNLKKFHGPVLYIMGGPSDIAYDNAMDDFSRVDHVPIVMTNMDVGHGGTYRRPHGGEYAPVALAWLDWHLKGKQAAAKMFAGEDIELERDPDWTIETKNLAR; encoded by the coding sequence ATGAGAACGTTCCTGGTTTTGCTTTCGTTCTGCCTAATACCGTTGCCGATTGCAGTAGCACAAGAAGACGCTTCCGCCGAGCGAGAACGCCGCAGACCTCAAGGTGGTTTTGGTGGTCCAATCGAACTTGGGCCGGATGACAAGCAGATCTTTGCGGATCCGCCAGACAGCATCGTCAAGAAACGCCTTGACATTCCGCGCGGCAAGTTGGAGATGATTGACTACGAATCGAAGACCGTTGGCACGACTCGGAAGATGAATGTCTACACGCCGCCAGGATATTCGGATGGAATGAAATACCCAGTGTTGTATCTGTTGCATGGCATTGGTGGCGACGAAACCGAATGGCAACGTTTCGCAACGCCCGACGTCCTGTTGGACAACCTAATAGCCGATGGCAAAGCAGTCCCGATGATTGTGGTCATGCCCAACGGGCGTGCCCAGAAAAACGATCGAGCGGAAGGAAATGTTTTTGAAGCAGCACCTGCGTTTGCTGTTTTTGAAAACGACTTGCTCAATGATGTGATCCCTAAGATTGAGTCTCTTTACTCGGTCGCAACGGATCGCAAGCATCGCGCGATTGCCGGCCTGTCGATGGGCGGCGGACAATCATTGAATTTTGGCCTGACCCATCTGGACAACTTTGCTTGGGTGGGCGGATTTTCATCGGCGCCGAACACGAAGGCTCCTGAAGAATTAATTCCGGAACCAAAGAAGACTGAAGATCAGCTTGAGTTGCTTTACTTATCATGTGGCAACAAAGATGGTTTGATCCGCATCAGTCAGCGATTGCAGACCTACCTGAAAGAACAAGGCATTTCGCACGTTTGGAATGTTGATTCCCATGCGCATGACCCTACCCACTGGCGAAACAACCTGTATCAATTCGCCCAAATGGTTTTTCAAGAAGGATCGGCTGGTTCGACGGCGCAGAACGAAGAAACAACTGAATCGCAAGATCGACCAGCGAGCGGCGATAATCCTGCAACGGATTTGGAAGAAGCCATCAAAGATGACTTTCAGCCCGCATCAACCAACCAAGAAGGGAAAGAGTATCCAAAAGTTAATTCACAAGGCCGCATCAAGTTCCGCGTGGTTGCGCCAGAAGCAAACAGTGTTGCAACGACATTTCGCGACAGCACTGATTTTGTCAAAGGTGACGATGGAGCTTGGATAGGCTATTCACGTCCCCTTGATGAAGGCTTCCACTATTATGAACTGATCATCGATGGTGCACACGTACCTGACCCCAACAGCAAGTATTACTTTGGAGCGATGCGTTGGGGCAGCGGGATCGAGATCCCCGCTCACGATCGCGACTTTTACGCCTTGAAGAACGTTCCCCACGGGCATGTTCGTGAGATCTTCTTCCATTCAAACAGCACGGATTCCCAACGTCGCGCCTTTGTCTACACACCGCCGGGCTACGACAATGCTGATGACCAACGCTATCCCGTGTTGTATCTGCAACACGGCTGGGGTGAAAACGAATACGCCTGGAGCGTCCAAGGTCATGCCGGGCTGATCATGGACAACCTCATCGCAGAACAGAAAGCAAAACCGTTCATCATCGTGATGACCTATGGAATGACCAACAGGGTGCGAATCGGAGGACTTCGCAGTTTTGACATCAAGGATTTTGAAACGGTCTTGGTGGACGAATTGATTCCTTTCGTTGACGCCAACTTCCGTACTCTCACTGATCAGCCCCACCGGGCGATGGCGGGTCTGTCGCTGGGCAGCATGGAAACGAAGCTGATCACATTGCGAAACCTCAACAAGTTCTCGCACATTGGTCTATTCAGTGGTGCTACGATCAGCAAACAAGAGGCTGAAACCAACGAAGGCTTCAAAGACTTGGTGAACCTCGTCTTCGTCGGCTACGGCAGCAAAGAAATCGGTGGCGAAGGCCGAATGCGACGTAGCGGCAATCACGCCGAAACTGTTGAGCAGTTAAAAGAATTAGGAGTCAACGCTCACTATTACCTCTCACCAGAAACGGCGCACGAATGGCAAACATGGCGCCGAAGCTTGAAAGAATTCGCTCCGCTTTTATTCCAACCCAAGAACGAACTCTGGGGCACGTGGCATAGTCAATTTGAAAGCCCGTTCGGACTGCAAACCTATCATATGCATTTCGCCATCAACAGTTCGGGACAAGCTTCCGCACGAGCAGAAGTGGAAGCACAAGGCGAAGAACGGAAAGTTGATTTCGTGGACGTGAAAGTCGGAGACAATTCGATCGCGTTTACAGAAGTCCGTCAGTTCGGCGAGCGAGAATTTCGCATCGAGTACAGCGGTAAACTCAACGGGAAGGAACTTGTTCTGATTCGACCCATTGGGGAACGGGGTGGCCAAGAATCAATCGCCACTCGCGAGTTACCTGAGCCGACATCTCAAGAGTCCGTTGCACCCGTGGTCGAAGTGAGAATTGATCGCCATATCAAAGATGCTTTTCACGACTCGTTCTTAATCGGCATGGCGGGCGACCTGCCCTCGCGTTATTCAGACGAAGAGCTGGAACTAACAGCGAAGCACTTTGCTGCGATCACGCCCGAGAATTGCATGAAGCCCGAACGAGTTCATCCGGCCGAAAACCGTTGGAACTTCGAACCGACCGATGCCCTGGTGGAATGGGCCGAAAAGTATGACATGACGATCCATGGCCACACATTGGTTTGGCACGCGCAGACGCCAAGCTGGTTTTTCAAGGGCAGCGATTTCGAGACGATCAAGCGGAGAATGAAACAGCACATTGAGACGCTGGCGGGACGTTACCAAGGAAAACTACAAAGCTGGGACGTTGTTAATGAAGCGATCAACGACGGTGGTGACTCAGAAACTGCGAAAACAGAAAATCTTCGAAACTCGAATTGGTTGCAGAGCCTGGGCCCCGAGTTCCTCACCCTGGCGTTTCAGTTTGCTCGCCAAGCGGATCCCGAGGCCACGCTCTACTACAACGACTACAACATCGAATCGGGCCCCAAGCATGCAAGTTCGATGGTGCTACTAAAGCGACTTCTCGCCGATGGAGCCCCTGTCGACGCCGTTGGGATTCAAGGTCACTGGCGCAGTGGGCAGGTTCCGTTTGCTGACATCGAGAAAGCCATCATCGATTACGCATCCTTAGGATTGAAGGTCAGTATCACCGAACTCGACGTCACGATCCGTGGCGAGTCCGGCGGACAATTCGGCGGGCGTCGCTTCCGACGCAGTGTTCCTCCTTCCCTGGACGATCTGAACGCGCAAGCCGACGACTACGCCAAACTGTTTGCCATCTTCAAGAAACACGAAGACGTTATTGAACGCGTTACGTTTTGGGGCCTGAACGATCGACGTACCTGGCGCTGGGGGCAGCACCCGCTACTCTTCGACGCTAACAATAATCCCAAGCCTGCCTATGCCAGCATCATTGACTTAGCCACGGACGATGATGTCGATGTAGAACTCGATTCACCAAATCAGGTGGAAGTTGAAGATGGTGGCCGGGGCCCCTTTTCGGCGATTGCAACGGAGTCGCCGACGCTTTCAGGAATGACGATTTTTCGTCCAAAGAACTTGTCCCCCTTTGGCAGTGAACGGAACCTACCGGTACTCCTTTGGGGCAATGGCGCATGTGCAAACACGACCGAGGAACACAAGAACTTTCTCAATGAAATTGCATCGCACGGCTACATTGTTCTCGGCGTTGGACCTCTCGATCAGTTAGACCATCGCAGCGAACTGTCTCGCCAGCGGACACATTCTTCTCAACTACTTGCCGCATTGGATTGGATCACTACACAGAATGCCAAACGTGACAGCATCTACTTTGGAAAGGTAGAAACGACAAAGGTCGCCGCGATGGGAATGTCATGTGGCGGACTGCAAGCGATCGAAATCTCGGGCGATCCGAGAATCACGACCACCGTGGTTTGCAACAGTGGAATCTTGCCGACTCGTTCACCGTTGGCGACGATGCCAAATCTGTCCAAGGATAACCTGAAGAAATTCCATGGACCTGTCTTGTATATCATGGGTGGCCCTTCTGATATTGCTTACGACAATGCGATGGACGATTTTTCTCGCGTCGATCATGTTCCGATCGTGATGACAAACATGGACGTCGGGCACGG